The Salvia miltiorrhiza cultivar Shanhuang (shh) chromosome 1, IMPLAD_Smil_shh, whole genome shotgun sequence genome has a window encoding:
- the LOC131018911 gene encoding uncharacterized protein LOC131018911 → MSTFQKNSASDEMAHCKSNKPDKTRRSWSMREDEALLAALKELVVQGWRSDNGFRAGYLAKLEESVENMFPGTDLKGIPHIHLKISTWKKNYNSLLFILGKTGVGFNVDGKYMIDCDSIQWAEIMQGDPNARNMRTKSWPYLEDWKEIFRNDRATGLAAEDVADAVNDMQHVDAFDNDGMQGDYHPHFDTVAEND, encoded by the exons ATGAGTACCTTCCAAAAAA ACTCTGCGAGTGATGAAATGGCACATTGTAAGTCCAACAAACCCGATAAGACACGACGTAGTTGGTCAATGAGAGAAGATGAGGCGCTACTTGCTGCTTTGAAAGAACTTGTAGTGCAGGGTTGGAGGTCGGATAACGGCTTCCGAGCTGGATATCTTGCAAAGTTAGAAGAGTCGGTAGAGAACATGTTTCCAGGGACGGATCTCAAAGGCATACCACATATCCACTTGAAAATCTCAACATGGAAAAAGAACTATAATTCTCTGTTGTTCATCTTGGGAAAGACCGGGGTTGGTTTTAACGTCGATGGGAAGTACATGATAGATTGTGATTCCATCCAATGGGCTGAAATTATGCAG GGCGACCCCAACGCACGCAACATGCGTACTAAGAGTTGGCCCTATTTGGAAGACTGGAAGGAGATATTCAGAAATGACCGTGCAACTGGTTTGGCAGCGGAAGACGTTGCGGATGCAGTTAACGATATGCAGCACGTGGATGCCTTTGATAACGATGGAATGCAGGGCGATTACCATCCCCATTTTGATACCGTGGCAGAGAATGATTAA